From Pseudoalteromonas rubra, one genomic window encodes:
- the secF gene encoding protein translocase subunit SecF codes for MHKLWQTIRTSGLLLSLIAVILSAVFVNQYGLEFGQDFTGGYVSEFQLAQDISSSELRDQLTPYVSGEFRLSEHDALHWQLFQPPQNNSPKPLDWHTQLPDELGMEILDSRYVGAQIGAELIEQGGLALLVSLLAVGLYLIVRFEWRLAVSASLALLHDVLITLGFFAATGMEFDLTVLAALLAIIGYSLNDSIVIGDKVRELVRARPDSTVSNTINAALGSTLGRTAITSLTTLTTIAALWWLGGASLQGFASALFIGVAVGTWSSIFVSATLPQWLGLSHSNYQRTLSEQEKQQLAEP; via the coding sequence ATGCATAAACTCTGGCAAACAATTCGTACCTCAGGTTTACTACTGAGTCTGATAGCGGTCATACTCAGCGCTGTGTTCGTCAACCAGTACGGACTTGAGTTTGGACAGGACTTTACGGGTGGCTATGTCAGTGAGTTCCAACTCGCTCAGGATATCTCCAGCAGTGAGTTACGCGACCAGCTGACGCCCTATGTTTCCGGGGAGTTTCGATTATCTGAGCACGATGCCCTTCACTGGCAATTATTTCAGCCACCGCAGAATAACAGCCCGAAACCGCTCGACTGGCACACTCAGTTGCCCGACGAGCTGGGGATGGAGATCCTCGACAGCCGCTATGTGGGGGCGCAGATAGGCGCTGAGCTTATCGAGCAGGGCGGGCTGGCTTTGCTCGTGAGCTTGTTGGCAGTGGGCTTGTATCTGATAGTACGATTTGAATGGCGACTGGCTGTATCGGCAAGTCTGGCCCTGCTACATGACGTGCTTATCACACTGGGCTTTTTCGCTGCGACCGGAATGGAATTTGACCTGACGGTACTGGCCGCCTTGCTGGCCATCATTGGCTACTCATTGAATGATTCGATTGTCATTGGTGACAAAGTCAGAGAGTTGGTTCGCGCCCGTCCGGATAGCACCGTGAGCAACACCATTAATGCGGCGCTGGGCAGCACCCTGGGCAGAACAGCCATTACCTCGCTGACGACATTGACCACCATAGCTGCACTTTGGTGGCTCGGTGGAGCCAGTTTACAGGGGTTTGCGAGTGCTTTATTCATTGGGGTTGCAGTCGGGACCTGGTCTTCTATTTTTGTCAGCGCAACATTACCGCAGTGGCTGGGCCTGAGCCACAGTAACTATCAGCGCACGCTTAGCGAGCAGGAAAAGCAGCAGCTTGCTGAGCCTTAA
- a CDS encoding winged helix-turn-helix domain-containing protein: MTQQYWIGEFYVDLSRNQITVEEEIKTLAPKALSVLTVLAKHQGQVLSQDMLLDHVWPDTIVSPNTLQRCIAQLRKALGDDGKEQHIIKTHAKKGYSLECEVRWQAQSQSTTPEQHTESIQPKPRHTPGPAQIRSRSQFGFALFAAAFFIVGLAASVLFEPSSSAQLTISEFRPLTATDNREVAGIYSPDGEYIVFHRYSTEVCRNNIWAKRIDTQQEFRLTDNLDINGQHQFSPDGKTLAFVQTSNCIQPLTQKLCYHLMTLDFDKALQSPQTPTRVLECKNSQIREPQWLDSDHIALLQKNHERWKLIRYSLQDNTSTLLYEVSDGDIISYDYSRKDGLLAVVRLGEGSHYYLDMLKPDGEQVSSHRIHYPNTIARFKSIYPNFSPYENQLAFSTGRQLYTLTYQGQVNPVTLPVDEPMGSPVFHPSDSRMLVIKGQYDSDIYAMPLHQATQAQARQILERSNREESNALFQPGGELLAFNSARSGQMQIWLSDGQVPRQLSNFPMDTSLYETHWSADGTQLLANTDKTLVRLNLDGSQHTVPLDYPVVQLFHWDSRNQTALSLIRVNGILTFAELNLNTADVRILKDRDVTWALKTADGSLVYTDHMDRFWRSGPVEDQLIEPLLTQGSERLFTAFGNTLYGINEDAQLWSYDLHSGDFEIITTVADDIIRISAVNDAQILLIKQLTSRKEVVELLLAD, from the coding sequence ATGACACAGCAATACTGGATAGGTGAGTTTTACGTAGACTTATCACGTAATCAAATCACCGTCGAAGAAGAGATAAAAACCTTAGCGCCTAAGGCACTGTCTGTACTCACGGTGCTGGCAAAACATCAGGGACAAGTGCTTAGTCAGGACATGCTGCTGGATCACGTGTGGCCAGATACCATCGTCTCGCCGAACACCCTTCAGCGCTGCATTGCGCAGTTAAGAAAAGCATTAGGTGATGATGGCAAAGAGCAGCATATCATCAAGACCCATGCCAAGAAGGGCTACAGCCTGGAATGCGAAGTACGCTGGCAAGCACAATCGCAAAGTACGACGCCTGAACAGCACACAGAGAGCATTCAACCCAAACCACGCCACACACCTGGGCCCGCTCAGATACGCTCTCGCTCTCAATTTGGTTTTGCCCTGTTTGCAGCGGCGTTTTTTATTGTTGGCCTCGCAGCCTCAGTCTTATTCGAACCAAGCTCAAGCGCACAGCTCACGATCAGCGAATTCCGGCCACTGACTGCCACAGATAACCGCGAAGTTGCCGGAATATACTCCCCAGACGGTGAATATATCGTGTTTCATCGTTATTCTACTGAAGTGTGCCGTAATAATATCTGGGCAAAACGTATCGATACCCAGCAAGAGTTTCGTCTCACGGACAACCTGGATATCAACGGACAACATCAGTTTTCGCCCGATGGCAAAACGCTGGCCTTCGTACAAACCTCTAACTGTATTCAGCCCCTGACACAAAAGCTCTGCTACCACCTTATGACGCTGGATTTCGATAAAGCACTGCAATCACCACAAACGCCTACTCGCGTGCTGGAGTGCAAAAACTCACAGATCAGAGAGCCACAATGGCTGGACAGTGACCACATTGCACTGCTGCAAAAAAACCATGAACGCTGGAAATTAATCCGCTACTCACTGCAAGATAACACCAGCACCCTTCTTTATGAGGTCAGTGATGGCGATATCATCAGCTATGATTACTCGCGTAAAGACGGTCTGCTGGCGGTCGTGCGCCTCGGCGAAGGGTCACATTATTATCTTGATATGCTCAAGCCCGATGGTGAGCAGGTATCCAGCCACCGCATTCACTACCCCAATACCATTGCTCGCTTTAAGTCCATCTACCCCAACTTTTCTCCCTATGAGAATCAACTCGCCTTCAGCACCGGCCGCCAGTTATACACCCTGACCTATCAGGGACAGGTTAACCCGGTGACGCTGCCGGTGGATGAACCTATGGGCTCACCGGTGTTTCATCCCAGTGACAGCCGTATGTTGGTGATCAAAGGACAATACGACAGCGATATTTATGCCATGCCTTTACACCAGGCAACACAGGCACAAGCACGTCAGATTTTGGAACGCTCGAACCGGGAAGAGAGCAACGCGCTGTTTCAGCCAGGGGGTGAGCTGCTCGCCTTTAATTCTGCACGCTCCGGACAAATGCAGATCTGGCTCAGTGATGGGCAAGTCCCCCGCCAGCTCAGCAATTTCCCCATGGACACCTCTTTATATGAAACCCACTGGTCCGCCGATGGGACACAGCTGTTAGCCAATACCGACAAAACGCTGGTGCGTCTCAATCTGGATGGCAGCCAACATACTGTGCCACTGGACTACCCGGTAGTGCAGCTGTTCCATTGGGACAGTCGCAATCAGACAGCCTTATCTCTGATCCGGGTCAATGGCATACTCACCTTTGCAGAGCTGAATCTTAACACCGCTGATGTACGTATTCTCAAAGACCGCGACGTAACCTGGGCGCTCAAAACCGCCGACGGGAGCCTGGTTTATACCGATCACATGGATCGTTTCTGGCGATCCGGCCCGGTTGAAGATCAGCTGATTGAACCGCTATTGACACAAGGCAGCGAGCGACTGTTTACCGCATTTGGTAATACCTTGTATGGGATCAACGAGGATGCCCAGTTGTGGTCTTACGATCTGCACAGTGGTGATTTTGAAATTATCACCACTGTGGCAGACGATATTATCCGCATTTCAGCCGTCAACGATGCGCAAATCCTCCTCATCAAACAACTCACATCGCGTAAAGAGGTGGTGGAGTTACTACTGGCGGATTAA
- the secD gene encoding protein translocase subunit SecD codes for MNRRTNAANTAWPTRLKRLLVVAVILVLGLCAMPNLYQNKTQLSISALPQAQTLPSPDTLVQLLQSHGFNVAQIGSGEPTLVTLTPQTASASAQAVLAEALQDQASVKVVEQATAPYWLQRLGLSPIKLGLDLNGGVLFVLKVDTDKALEKRMENIALEAKSQRIRDKLKGVRIERSSVAGLELVALPQGTAALQQLQTALLAQFQHLSVQTHKQGNLLRATLSYDEAGKAAFEQQTMTQSLTTLRSRIEELGITEAVTQRQGANYIRIELPGVQDPAAAKRIIGATAQLSFHALQEFGGKRVKAEHGMVGLDPLAIFTGADIDSAQAGRDEYGKPLVQLFLSSRGGDKMLRFSRANVGQPMATMYSEYIADSRGEIRQSSQVISVATIQQVLGQRFSITNLGSWQKAQELALLLRAGSLDAPLTIVTERTIGPNLGAQNIASGFGALALGLSLTLGFMLLWYRKLGVIACMALVANLVCLVGLMSLLPGVVLTLPGIAGLVLTIGMAVDTNVIIFERVKEEKRQGSSMRAALQRGYQQAQSSIIDANLTTMITALVLMSIGYGPVKGFAITLALGIITSMFCGVVVSGQLSQWFYRIKSEKGA; via the coding sequence ATGAATAGAAGAACGAACGCTGCGAATACGGCCTGGCCGACGCGGCTCAAACGGCTGTTAGTGGTGGCTGTGATCCTTGTACTGGGTTTGTGTGCCATGCCCAACTTATATCAAAACAAAACCCAACTCAGTATCAGTGCGCTGCCACAAGCGCAGACCTTGCCCAGTCCCGACACACTCGTGCAATTGCTACAAAGCCATGGCTTTAACGTTGCACAGATAGGTTCGGGCGAGCCAACGTTGGTGACGTTAACGCCACAGACTGCCTCAGCCTCTGCACAAGCTGTGTTGGCCGAGGCGTTGCAGGATCAGGCGTCTGTAAAAGTGGTTGAACAAGCCACTGCGCCATATTGGTTGCAACGGCTGGGGTTATCACCCATTAAGCTGGGCCTCGATTTAAATGGCGGGGTGCTGTTCGTGTTGAAAGTCGATACCGACAAAGCACTGGAAAAGCGCATGGAAAATATCGCGCTGGAGGCAAAATCCCAGCGCATCCGCGATAAATTAAAAGGCGTGCGTATTGAACGCAGTTCGGTTGCAGGTCTTGAGTTGGTGGCGCTCCCTCAGGGGACGGCAGCATTGCAGCAGTTACAGACGGCATTGCTGGCCCAGTTTCAACACCTGAGCGTCCAGACACATAAACAGGGTAATTTATTACGGGCAACACTCAGCTACGATGAGGCTGGCAAAGCGGCTTTTGAACAACAAACCATGACCCAGTCGCTGACCACACTCAGATCGCGGATCGAAGAGTTAGGCATTACAGAAGCTGTGACCCAGCGTCAGGGGGCCAATTACATTCGCATTGAGCTACCCGGGGTTCAGGATCCGGCGGCAGCAAAGCGGATCATCGGTGCGACAGCACAACTGTCTTTCCATGCGTTGCAGGAGTTCGGTGGCAAGCGCGTCAAAGCAGAGCATGGCATGGTTGGGTTAGATCCGCTGGCGATTTTTACCGGTGCCGATATTGATTCGGCGCAGGCTGGCCGGGACGAGTATGGCAAACCTCTGGTGCAGTTATTTTTATCATCCCGGGGCGGCGATAAAATGTTGCGCTTTTCCCGCGCCAATGTGGGTCAGCCTATGGCGACTATGTACAGTGAGTATATCGCCGACAGCCGGGGTGAGATCCGGCAAAGCAGTCAGGTGATCTCAGTTGCCACCATACAACAGGTGTTGGGGCAGCGCTTCAGCATAACGAACCTGGGGTCATGGCAAAAGGCACAGGAGCTGGCGCTGTTATTGCGGGCAGGGTCCTTAGATGCGCCTTTAACCATAGTAACTGAACGCACCATAGGGCCTAACCTGGGTGCGCAGAACATCGCGAGTGGCTTTGGTGCACTGGCACTGGGCCTGTCGCTGACATTGGGATTCATGTTGTTGTGGTATCGCAAGCTGGGTGTCATTGCCTGCATGGCGCTGGTGGCGAATCTGGTGTGTTTAGTGGGCCTGATGTCGTTACTACCGGGCGTTGTGCTGACCTTACCCGGCATTGCCGGCCTGGTCCTGACGATAGGTATGGCGGTCGATACCAATGTGATTATCTTTGAGCGGGTCAAAGAAGAAAAGCGACAGGGAAGCAGCATGCGTGCGGCGCTCCAGCGTGGTTACCAGCAAGCGCAAAGCAGCATCATAGATGCCAATTTGACTACCATGATCACCGCGCTGGTGTTGATGTCCATTGGCTATGGCCCGGTTAAGGGGTTTGCCATCACTTTGGCGTTGGGGATCATCACCAGTATGTTTTGCGGCGTGGTGGTCTCCGGCCAATTGTCGCAGTGGTTCTATCGCATCAAATCGGAAAAAGGAGCCTGA
- a CDS encoding helix-turn-helix transcriptional regulator has translation MAECTITNQIRMLRFMAGEMTQKELAERVGVTRQTIMAIEAAKYSPSLEVAFKIAEVFDQPLESVFQYKHRAEP, from the coding sequence ATGGCTGAGTGCACAATCACTAATCAGATCAGAATGTTGCGATTTATGGCCGGAGAGATGACCCAGAAAGAACTCGCTGAGCGTGTTGGGGTAACCCGCCAAACCATCATGGCGATTGAGGCAGCCAAGTATTCGCCATCGCTGGAAGTGGCATTTAAAATTGCTGAGGTTTTCGATCAGCCGCTGGAGTCCGTCTTTCAGTATAAACACCGCGCCGAGCCGTGA
- a CDS encoding serine hydrolase domain-containing protein: MNLHPTKKQILFAEAVRSFLCHYINRLSVIRHLLTCCVLLSTVLFYSQSSLAKPAENAEELIHEFIRVMNDKQQASVVKFVDHHMAQSSIEAFGGEGRARYIGYITGERRFHGFLELDTIEPLSTHNGTERFRIRVKSRNTDLWYNLTMTMPQQSPNKLANFYLQPTSHPNEENSKISKTELISQVRHYINSLTAKGLFSGAILIADTDTVLYQDAKGFTNLERTAKNNVDTKFNLASMNKMFTAVGILQLVEQQKMSLDDKLIKFIDPAMFPAGEFDQITVRQLLSHTAGLGWSQAPDTEQSSGSAEREVTKNFKHLTLAATPGGQFRYSNDGMVLLGEIIEKVSGKSYYRYIREYIYQPAGMIHSDSYDPKQAIENMAIGYYYDAEQQKSLNNLEFMGTRGGAAGGGFSTVVDLHKFSQALTQYKLLSKALTQAAYSAKPELHSPGYGYGFSTQGEQGNRIIGHSGGSIGVSSRLSIYLDQGITLAILCNKNFVSEPVVWKVNQLVRRLNN; this comes from the coding sequence GTGAACCTACATCCTACCAAAAAACAAATTTTGTTCGCAGAAGCTGTTCGTTCTTTTTTGTGTCACTATATAAACCGTTTGAGTGTAATTAGGCACTTGCTAACATGTTGCGTGCTGCTTTCCACTGTCTTATTTTACAGCCAATCAAGTCTCGCCAAGCCGGCAGAAAATGCAGAGGAATTGATCCATGAATTTATTCGAGTGATGAATGACAAGCAACAGGCATCCGTTGTTAAATTTGTTGATCATCATATGGCACAATCGAGTATTGAGGCATTTGGTGGAGAAGGCCGAGCGCGTTATATCGGTTATATTACCGGTGAACGGCGATTTCATGGATTTCTCGAGCTTGATACCATTGAACCGTTATCTACGCACAATGGTACTGAGCGATTTAGGATAAGAGTAAAGTCGAGAAACACCGATTTATGGTACAACTTAACCATGACAATGCCACAACAATCACCAAACAAACTGGCCAATTTTTATCTGCAACCCACGTCACACCCTAATGAAGAAAATAGCAAAATATCGAAAACGGAACTGATAAGCCAAGTACGTCACTATATTAATAGTCTTACTGCTAAGGGGTTGTTCTCTGGGGCAATACTTATCGCTGACACTGATACTGTGCTCTACCAAGACGCAAAAGGCTTCACCAATCTCGAACGGACAGCAAAAAACAATGTAGACACTAAGTTCAATCTGGCATCAATGAATAAAATGTTTACCGCGGTGGGCATTTTACAGCTGGTTGAGCAGCAGAAAATGAGCTTGGATGATAAGTTAATCAAGTTTATTGACCCGGCAATGTTCCCTGCTGGAGAGTTCGATCAAATAACCGTGCGCCAATTGTTAAGCCATACCGCCGGATTAGGTTGGTCACAAGCACCAGATACAGAGCAAAGCTCAGGTAGTGCCGAAAGAGAAGTTACGAAAAACTTTAAACACCTAACCTTAGCTGCAACACCAGGTGGTCAATTTAGGTACAGTAACGATGGCATGGTTTTATTGGGGGAAATCATTGAAAAGGTCAGTGGTAAAAGTTATTACCGCTATATTCGAGAGTACATCTATCAACCTGCCGGCATGATTCATTCTGATAGTTATGACCCCAAGCAGGCAATTGAAAATATGGCCATTGGTTACTACTACGATGCAGAGCAACAAAAAAGCCTAAACAATCTCGAATTTATGGGGACTCGTGGCGGCGCAGCTGGCGGCGGGTTTTCAACGGTTGTTGATTTACATAAATTTTCGCAAGCGCTGACGCAATATAAGCTTCTGTCTAAAGCCTTGACCCAGGCAGCATACAGTGCGAAGCCTGAATTACATTCACCGGGTTATGGCTATGGTTTTTCAACTCAAGGTGAACAAGGGAATAGAATTATCGGTCACTCGGGAGGTTCGATAGGCGTAAGCTCTCGATTGAGTATTTATTTAGACCAAGGTATTACACTGGCTATTTTGTGTAATAAAAACTTTGTTAGTGAGCCTGTGGTTTGGAAAGTTAATCAGCTAGTACGGCGTTTAAACAACTGA